A genomic region of Pseudomonas frederiksbergensis contains the following coding sequences:
- a CDS encoding PA1414 family protein, translating into MKEKLQNWLHDLGVALGLIEPPLQPVPIRTDDEQRRRQQRRR; encoded by the coding sequence ATGAAAGAGAAACTGCAAAACTGGCTCCATGACCTCGGTGTCGCGCTTGGTTTGATCGAACCACCTCTGCAGCCCGTGCCAATCCGGACTGACGATGAGCAACGTCGGCGTCAGCAACGCCGCCGGTAA
- the ptrR gene encoding putrescine utilization regulator PtrR — translation MEFSQLRIFQAVAEEGSITRAAERLHRVPSNLSTRLKQLEDQLGVELFLRERQRLQLSPAGKVLLDYTAKLFALHDEAHTAVQGGQPAGDFVLGTLYSTAAIHLPGLLARYHRTYPAVNLQVQSGPSGELLEGLLTGRLDAALVDGPLQLAGLDGVPLCDEKLVLISEADHPPVRSALDVQGRSVFTFRQGCSYRMRLEAWFAHDHAVMGRAMEIESYQGMLACVIAGSGVALMSESMLASLPGRESVAVHALAEPFASATTWLMWRKGMVGANLNAWIKVQQAAFGGGCPVGADFDEFGNRSLPFEASIA, via the coding sequence GTGGAATTCAGCCAATTGCGCATCTTCCAGGCTGTGGCCGAGGAAGGTTCCATCACCCGCGCCGCCGAACGCCTGCACCGGGTGCCGTCCAATTTGTCGACCCGGCTCAAGCAGCTTGAGGATCAGCTGGGCGTAGAACTGTTCTTGCGTGAGCGTCAGCGTTTGCAGTTGTCACCCGCAGGCAAAGTGCTGTTGGACTACACCGCCAAGCTGTTTGCCCTGCATGACGAAGCCCACACAGCCGTGCAGGGCGGGCAACCGGCCGGAGATTTCGTGCTTGGCACCCTGTACAGCACCGCGGCGATTCATCTGCCGGGTTTGTTGGCGCGCTATCACCGCACCTATCCGGCGGTGAACCTGCAAGTGCAGTCCGGGCCCAGCGGCGAGTTGCTCGAAGGCCTGCTCACCGGGCGCCTTGATGCCGCACTGGTTGATGGCCCGCTGCAGCTGGCCGGGCTCGACGGTGTGCCGCTGTGTGATGAAAAACTGGTGCTGATCAGCGAGGCCGATCATCCACCGGTGCGCAGTGCGCTGGATGTACAGGGACGCTCGGTGTTCACTTTTCGCCAGGGCTGTTCCTACCGGATGCGCCTGGAGGCCTGGTTCGCGCATGATCACGCGGTGATGGGGCGGGCGATGGAAATCGAGTCCTATCAAGGGATGCTGGCGTGTGTGATTGCCGGCTCCGGCGTGGCGCTGATGTCCGAGTCGATGCTGGCCAGTCTGCCCGGACGCGAAAGTGTGGCGGTGCATGCGTTGGCCGAGCCTTTTGCCAGTGCCACCACCTGGCTGATGTGGCGCAAGGGCATGGTGGGTGCCAATCTCAATGCCTGGATCAAAGTGCAACAAGCGGCGTTCGGTGGTGGCTGCCCGGTTGGGGCTGATTTTGATGAATTCGGTAACAGATCTTTGCCTTTTGAGGCGAGCATTGCGTAA
- a CDS encoding MFS transporter translates to MSPLVRLLGSFIALMMAMGIGRFALTPQLPHLLSEGQIDLTAAGLIAAANYLGYFIGAVDAMFSRRPEQVRRRLLGGLWLCVLLTLASFWAKGFWPHLLLRFGTGVASAWVLVMITALSQPLALAAGRPRLGALVFAGPGLGIFLTGLLALGSNLLGQSSATLWLVYAGVGLAMLLVILPILPQPAASVAAAPTAVASKSAGIARLGVIYALYGLGYIIPATFLSQMASARFHGQWQADLFWPCFGLAAATGVLLVSLRRHNPNATRHWLIATLWLQAAGVFACLLGSGLGLALGVILCGTPFLACMQLVMQRSRELAPHATQRNAGLLTACFAVGQLSGPLLAALSSHFSGGLQPALMVAGSGMLLAGGLLLRPLNAPALCANDGAPTVLR, encoded by the coding sequence ATGTCGCCACTTGTACGCCTACTCGGCAGTTTCATTGCCTTGATGATGGCCATGGGCATTGGCCGCTTTGCGCTCACCCCACAGCTGCCGCATTTGCTCAGCGAAGGTCAGATCGACCTGACCGCCGCGGGTCTGATTGCGGCAGCCAATTACCTGGGCTACTTCATCGGCGCCGTGGACGCGATGTTCTCTCGCCGCCCCGAGCAAGTCCGTCGACGCTTGCTCGGCGGTTTGTGGCTATGCGTGCTACTGACCCTCGCCTCGTTCTGGGCCAAGGGCTTCTGGCCGCATCTGTTGTTGCGCTTCGGTACCGGCGTAGCCAGCGCCTGGGTACTGGTAATGATCACCGCGCTGAGTCAGCCATTGGCGTTGGCCGCCGGGCGCCCACGACTGGGCGCACTGGTATTCGCCGGACCGGGATTGGGGATTTTTCTGACGGGTTTGCTCGCTCTTGGCTCGAACCTGTTGGGACAAAGCTCCGCAACCTTGTGGCTGGTGTATGCCGGCGTGGGCCTGGCAATGCTGTTGGTGATTTTGCCGATCCTGCCGCAACCGGCCGCGAGCGTGGCAGCCGCCCCCACTGCCGTCGCCTCAAAGAGTGCTGGAATTGCGCGGCTGGGTGTGATCTACGCGCTGTACGGCCTGGGCTACATCATTCCTGCGACCTTCCTGTCACAGATGGCCAGCGCTCGTTTTCACGGTCAATGGCAGGCAGATTTGTTCTGGCCGTGTTTCGGTCTGGCGGCCGCCACCGGTGTGTTGCTGGTAAGTTTGCGCCGGCATAACCCCAATGCCACGCGTCACTGGTTGATCGCGACGTTGTGGCTGCAAGCGGCCGGAGTCTTCGCTTGCCTGCTGGGCAGTGGTCTCGGTCTGGCCTTGGGGGTGATTCTCTGCGGCACGCCGTTTCTGGCCTGCATGCAACTGGTGATGCAACGCTCGCGAGAACTGGCGCCACATGCCACCCAGCGCAATGCCGGCCTGCTGACCGCGTGTTTTGCCGTAGGTCAGCTGAGCGGGCCATTGCTGGCGGCGCTGAGCAGCCACTTCAGCGGTGGTTTGCAACCGGCGTTGATGGTGGCTGGCAGCGGCATGCTGCTGGCCGGCGGTTTGCTGCTGCGTCCGCTCAACGCTCCAGCGCTTTGCGCAAACGACGGCGCACCCACTGTTCTGCGCTGA
- a CDS encoding DMT family transporter, whose product MIATRRSADGFALQVMLGLCLVWGVQQVMIKWAAADIAPVMQAAGRSGMSALLVGLLICWKGGWNQVGSTWRGGLLAGSLFAIEFLFIAEGLQLTTAAHMSVFLYTAPIFTALGVHWLLPSERLRRLQWLGILLAFIGIAVAFAGGVSWDSLDQRMLLGDAFGVLAGAAWGATTVVVRASRLSEAPATLTLFYQLIVGFLGLLLIAALSGQITHVHLTQVAVASVLFQGLVVSFFSYLTWFWLLRRYLASNLAVFSFMTPLFGVTFGVLLLDEPLSVNFVVGAVLVLLGITFVSAEQWVRRRLRKALER is encoded by the coding sequence GTGATCGCCACTCGGCGCAGCGCCGATGGTTTTGCCCTGCAAGTGATGCTCGGCTTGTGCCTGGTCTGGGGTGTCCAGCAGGTGATGATCAAATGGGCGGCGGCAGACATCGCCCCCGTGATGCAGGCCGCCGGGCGTTCCGGAATGTCCGCGTTGCTGGTGGGGTTGCTGATCTGCTGGAAGGGCGGCTGGAATCAGGTTGGCAGCACCTGGCGCGGCGGTTTGCTGGCGGGCAGCCTGTTTGCGATCGAGTTTTTGTTCATCGCCGAGGGTCTGCAACTGACCACGGCGGCGCACATGTCGGTGTTCCTCTATACCGCGCCGATCTTCACCGCATTGGGCGTGCATTGGTTGCTGCCAAGCGAGCGTTTACGACGGTTGCAATGGCTGGGAATCCTGCTGGCGTTTATCGGTATTGCCGTGGCATTTGCCGGTGGCGTGTCCTGGGACAGTCTGGACCAGCGGATGCTGCTCGGCGATGCCTTCGGCGTTCTGGCCGGGGCCGCCTGGGGCGCGACTACCGTGGTAGTCCGAGCCTCGCGGTTGTCGGAAGCCCCAGCGACCTTGACCCTGTTTTATCAACTGATTGTCGGCTTTCTCGGCCTGCTGTTGATTGCCGCCCTGAGCGGGCAGATTACCCATGTTCACCTGACTCAGGTGGCGGTGGCCAGCGTGCTGTTCCAGGGGCTGGTGGTGTCGTTTTTCAGCTACCTGACATGGTTCTGGCTGCTGCGCCGTTACCTGGCGTCGAACCTCGCGGTGTTCTCCTTCATGACGCCGCTGTTTGGTGTCACCTTCGGGGTGTTGCTGCTCGATGAACCGTTGAGTGTCAACTTCGTCGTCGGTGCCGTGCTGGTGTTGCTCGGCATCACCTTTGTCAGCGCAGAACAGTGGGTGCGCCGTCGTTTGCGCAAAGCGCTGGAGCGTTGA
- a CDS encoding CvfB family protein: protein MALVGRYNSLQVVKHTNFGLYLDGGADGEILLPNRYIPKDIPSEDEDWLNVFVYLDSDDKLIATTEKPKVQVGEFASLKVVEVNSIGVFLDWGLPKDLLLPYSEEKRQMTAGEYCVVHVYLDKHTRRITATARLDRYLDKTPANYKPGQEVDLLVAEATEMGFKAIINNKHWGLIHKNEIFKFMRAGKEEKGFIKEVRADGKISLSLQPVGEEAATSLNSKILAKLRDNNGTLPVSDKSDPALISSLFGVSKGNFKKAIGALYKNGQIVIHADRIELS from the coding sequence ATGGCTTTAGTCGGGCGCTACAACAGCTTGCAAGTGGTTAAACACACTAACTTTGGTTTATATCTGGACGGTGGCGCGGATGGCGAAATCCTTCTGCCGAATCGTTATATTCCCAAAGATATTCCCAGCGAAGATGAAGACTGGCTGAACGTTTTTGTTTATCTGGACAGCGATGACAAACTCATCGCAACTACGGAAAAACCGAAAGTTCAGGTCGGTGAATTCGCCAGTCTTAAAGTCGTTGAAGTCAACAGCATCGGTGTGTTTCTCGACTGGGGTCTGCCCAAGGACCTGCTGCTGCCGTATTCCGAAGAAAAGCGTCAAATGACCGCTGGCGAATACTGCGTGGTACACGTCTACCTCGACAAGCACACCCGCCGTATCACCGCGACCGCGCGTCTGGATCGTTACCTGGACAAAACCCCGGCCAACTACAAACCTGGCCAGGAAGTTGACCTGTTGGTGGCTGAAGCGACCGAGATGGGCTTCAAGGCGATCATCAACAACAAGCATTGGGGCTTGATCCACAAGAACGAAATCTTCAAGTTCATGCGTGCCGGCAAGGAAGAGAAGGGCTTCATCAAGGAAGTTCGCGCCGACGGCAAGATCAGCCTGAGCCTGCAGCCAGTCGGTGAAGAAGCGGCCACCAGCCTGAACTCGAAGATCCTCGCCAAGTTGCGCGACAACAACGGCACCTTGCCGGTCAGCGACAAGAGCGACCCGGCGCTGATCAGCAGCCTGTTCGGCGTCAGCAAAGGCAACTTCAAGAAGGCCATCGGTGCGCTCTACAAGAACGGCCAGATCGTCATTCACGCGGATCGCATCGAGCTGAGTTGA
- a CDS encoding DUF6279 family lipoprotein yields the protein MLRWLKHLALLLTLCLALLACNRVSLAYRNLDIIIPWTLNDYLGMNSEQKGWLSERLKEHLSWHCSTQLPGYVDWLDRLQQMVETNQVTDAALQARILEAKQAIAQTAREITPSAVELLQGLNDQQVNEMKQAFAKDQRVHQEKYLNAPLALQIKHRIERMDKRLDDWLGPLNTAQAQRVVAWANALGEQNQQWIANRAHWQAQFSAAVEQRHNSDFAQRIETLLVDRETLWTPAYRQAYTNTEAQARSLIVDLMADSTADQRQHLLKKIDKMRGDFSALKCLKVAAQPNAPPGA from the coding sequence ATGTTGCGCTGGTTGAAACACCTGGCTCTGCTCCTGACCCTGTGCCTCGCACTACTGGCCTGCAACCGGGTGAGCCTGGCCTACCGCAATCTCGACATCATCATTCCCTGGACGCTCAACGACTACCTGGGCATGAACAGCGAGCAAAAAGGCTGGCTCAGCGAACGCCTCAAGGAACACCTCAGTTGGCATTGCTCCACGCAATTACCCGGCTACGTCGACTGGCTCGACCGTTTGCAGCAGATGGTCGAAACCAATCAAGTCACAGACGCCGCGCTGCAAGCCAGAATCCTCGAAGCCAAGCAAGCCATCGCCCAGACCGCCCGGGAAATCACCCCGTCGGCGGTCGAGTTGTTGCAGGGTTTGAATGACCAACAGGTCAACGAGATGAAGCAGGCCTTCGCCAAAGACCAGCGCGTGCATCAGGAAAAATACCTCAACGCACCGCTGGCGCTGCAGATCAAACACCGCATCGAGCGGATGGATAAACGTCTGGACGACTGGCTTGGCCCGCTCAACACTGCTCAGGCGCAGCGCGTTGTTGCCTGGGCCAACGCGCTGGGCGAGCAAAATCAGCAATGGATCGCCAACCGCGCTCATTGGCAGGCACAGTTCAGTGCAGCAGTCGAACAACGCCATAACAGCGACTTTGCGCAACGCATCGAAACCCTGCTGGTCGATCGCGAGACCCTATGGACCCCAGCCTATCGCCAGGCTTACACCAACACCGAAGCCCAGGCGCGCAGCCTGATTGTCGACCTGATGGCCGACAGTACGGCCGATCAACGCCAGCACTTGCTGAAAAAAATCGACAAGATGCGCGGGGATTTCAGCGCCTTGAAGTGCTTGAAGGTCGCGGCTCAGCCCAATGCCCCTCCAGGTGCATGA
- a CDS encoding DUF899 domain-containing protein encodes MNSVHPHKVVSREEWLAARQQHLIHEKAFTRERDKLSAERRALPWVKVDKNYLFEGPDGRQNLADLFAGNSQLIIYHFMFAKGWEEGCHGCSFVSDHIDGANQHLAHHDISLVVVSHAPLAEFQAFRKRMGWQFKWVSSAGSDFNADYKVTISEQELADGTATYNYEKSTSTEGELPGLSVFYRNDAGEIFHTYSTYARGLDLLVGAYNYLDLTPKGRNEEQGMKWVRHHDRYETAPGTKHCCE; translated from the coding sequence ATGAACAGCGTGCACCCGCACAAGGTCGTGTCCCGAGAAGAATGGCTCGCGGCCCGTCAACAGCATCTGATTCACGAAAAAGCCTTTACCCGGGAGCGCGACAAACTCAGCGCCGAACGTCGCGCACTGCCCTGGGTGAAAGTCGACAAGAACTATCTGTTCGAAGGCCCCGACGGACGGCAAAACCTCGCGGACCTTTTTGCTGGCAACAGCCAGCTGATCATCTATCACTTCATGTTTGCCAAGGGCTGGGAAGAAGGCTGCCACGGTTGCTCGTTTGTGTCCGATCACATCGACGGCGCCAACCAGCACCTGGCGCACCACGACATTTCACTGGTGGTGGTTTCCCACGCGCCATTGGCAGAATTCCAGGCATTCCGCAAACGCATGGGTTGGCAGTTCAAATGGGTCTCCTCAGCTGGCAGCGACTTCAACGCCGACTACAAGGTGACCATCAGCGAGCAGGAACTCGCGGACGGCACCGCGACCTACAACTACGAAAAAAGCACCAGCACCGAAGGTGAACTGCCGGGGCTGAGCGTGTTTTATCGCAATGACGCCGGCGAAATCTTCCACACCTATTCCACCTACGCTCGCGGCCTGGACTTGCTGGTCGGCGCCTATAACTACCTCGACCTGACGCCCAAGGGCCGCAACGAAGAGCAAGGCATGAAATGGGTGCGCCATCACGATCGTTACGAGACCGCGCCGGGCACCAAACACTGCTGCGAGTAA
- a CDS encoding DUF3077 domain-containing protein: MTDPTTKATPFARCDHVDHYLFAVQPDIPLLDALEHASVYLSCAEALAHQAPTATRPEHIVSLRWASQQMLGTARSLVQASIDGLHAAQPGDDA; the protein is encoded by the coding sequence ATGACCGATCCAACCACAAAAGCCACCCCCTTCGCCCGCTGCGACCATGTCGACCATTACCTGTTCGCCGTCCAACCCGACATCCCGTTACTCGATGCACTCGAACACGCCTCGGTTTACCTGAGCTGCGCCGAAGCCCTCGCTCATCAAGCCCCCACCGCCACCCGCCCGGAACACATCGTCTCGTTACGCTGGGCCAGCCAGCAGATGCTCGGCACCGCCCGATCATTGGTCCAGGCTTCGATCGACGGACTGCACGCCGCCCAACCGGGAGATGACGCATGA
- a CDS encoding short-chain dehydrogenase: protein MNPHMPMTNNDGDIPVLLVATQAPLDVLHSNAVARFLAVTQMMESLASLDIAHAKGADVQQIAHAAAMLLRDGCDVMDVLGRQIRAQH from the coding sequence ATGAACCCGCACATGCCGATGACCAACAACGATGGCGATATCCCGGTGCTGCTGGTCGCCACTCAGGCGCCGCTGGATGTGCTGCACAGCAACGCCGTTGCACGGTTTCTGGCGGTCACGCAGATGATGGAAAGCCTGGCCAGCCTCGACATTGCCCATGCCAAAGGCGCAGACGTGCAGCAAATCGCCCACGCAGCGGCCATGCTGCTGCGTGATGGCTGCGATGTGATGGATGTGTTGGGGCGCCAGATTCGGGCGCAGCACTGA
- a CDS encoding IS4 family transposase translates to MDRRRQILQHQQQRFRRHASNCDAYAFFNLLTAPELLQRVESALPEHRERLFPPTETLSMFLAQAMSADRSCSGMKPNSTRTGAFCKARQRLPVEMVSTLVRHTGSSISDQAPSSWRWMGRPVRLVDGTTVSMPDTTANQGAYPQSRGQKVGLGFPLCRVVGIVCLSSGAVLDAALGRFRGKGGDEQTLLRSMLDTLKTGDILLGDAYYATYFLLCELQRRGIDGVFEQYGARRRSTDFRLGQSLGSEDHLIELKRPERRPPWMSQTQYEQAPERLTVRELKAGGKTLVTTLQCPQQTPKSALKSLYKGRWHVELDLRNLKATLGLGKLSCKTPGMAVKELWVYLLAHNLIRMLMAQSALLADCLPRELSFKHSLQLWLALRQYRGLEDEDGLSDLLMLIAQRRVGNRPGRIEPRAIKRRPQAYPLLTKPRRSACSGQLIPDTVLSFSSVFAGANPSLN, encoded by the coding sequence ATGGATCGTAGACGCCAAATTCTCCAGCATCAACAGCAACGTTTTCGCCGCCATGCTTCGAACTGTGATGCCTATGCTTTTTTCAACCTCCTCACGGCTCCCGAGCTGCTACAGCGCGTCGAGTCAGCACTGCCAGAGCATCGAGAGCGCCTGTTTCCACCAACCGAAACCCTTTCGATGTTTCTGGCTCAAGCGATGAGTGCCGATCGCTCCTGTAGCGGCATGAAACCCAACAGCACTCGCACGGGCGCCTTCTGTAAAGCCAGACAACGCTTACCGGTGGAAATGGTATCCACGCTGGTTCGGCATACCGGTTCGTCTATCAGTGATCAGGCACCGTCCTCGTGGCGCTGGATGGGGCGACCCGTACGCCTTGTCGACGGGACAACGGTTTCGATGCCCGATACGACTGCCAATCAAGGTGCCTATCCGCAGTCACGCGGCCAGAAAGTCGGTCTTGGTTTTCCGTTGTGTCGAGTGGTCGGCATCGTTTGCCTCTCCAGCGGTGCCGTTTTAGATGCCGCCCTTGGACGTTTCCGAGGCAAGGGCGGCGATGAGCAGACGCTGCTCAGATCAATGCTCGATACGCTGAAAACAGGCGACATTTTGTTGGGCGACGCTTATTACGCTACCTATTTCCTGCTGTGCGAGTTGCAACGAAGAGGTATCGATGGCGTGTTCGAACAATATGGCGCTCGACGGCGCAGCACGGACTTTCGCCTGGGGCAAAGTCTCGGCTCGGAAGACCATCTGATCGAGTTGAAAAGGCCCGAAAGAAGACCCCCCTGGATGAGTCAAACGCAATACGAACAGGCGCCTGAAAGACTGACAGTGCGGGAGCTGAAGGCTGGCGGAAAGACGTTGGTGACCACGTTGCAGTGTCCACAACAAACACCCAAGTCAGCCCTCAAGTCACTGTACAAAGGGCGTTGGCATGTCGAACTGGATCTGCGCAATCTCAAGGCTACGCTGGGGCTGGGAAAGTTGAGCTGTAAAACTCCGGGCATGGCTGTCAAGGAGTTATGGGTCTATCTGTTGGCACACAATCTGATCCGTATGCTCATGGCACAATCGGCTCTGTTAGCAGACTGCTTGCCTCGCGAACTGAGCTTCAAGCACAGCCTTCAGCTATGGCTTGCGCTGCGACAATATAGGGGCCTTGAAGACGAGGACGGCCTGTCAGACTTATTGATGCTGATCGCGCAAAGGCGCGTTGGAAACCGGCCTGGTCGAATCGAGCCGCGAGCCATAAAACGAAGACCTCAAGCCTACCCCTTGCTGACCAAACCACGTCGGTCAGCATGTAGTGGTCAACTAATCCCGGACACGGTTTTGAGTTTTTCTTCAGTTTTCGCCGGGGCCAACCCATCGTTAAATTGA
- a CDS encoding IS3 family transposase (programmed frameshift) → MTKQRRTFSAEFKREAADLVLKQNYSFIEASRSLGVGESVLRRWVDQLQQERTGITPQSKALTPEQQKIQELEARIARLEREKSIPKKGYRALDVGRSRAYALINQLSVHEPVDCLCEVFEVARSSYYAHRLRRLTPDVERLRLRSRVNELFTRGRSAPGSRSITVMMQEEGEQIGRFKVRGLMRELELVSKQPGSHAYKKATVERPDIPNILNREFDVEAPNQVWCGDITYIWAQGKWHYLAVVLDLYARRVVGWALSEKPDADLVVKALDVAYEQRGKPQGLLFHSDQGSQYASRQFRQRLWRYRMRQSMSRRGNCWDNAPMERVFRSLKTEWIPTTGYMTGQQAQRDISQYLMHHYNWIRPHQFNDGLAPAKTEEKLKTVSGIS, encoded by the exons ATGACCAAGCAACGCCGTACCTTTTCCGCTGAATTCAAACGCGAGGCTGCCGACCTCGTGCTCAAGCAAAACTACAGCTTCATCGAGGCCAGCCGCTCGCTCGGCGTTGGCGAATCGGTTCTGCGCCGTTGGGTCGACCAGCTTCAGCAGGAGCGCACAGGCATCACCCCACAGAGCAAGGCGCTAACTCCAGAGCAGCAAAAAATCCAGGAGCTGGAAGCTCGGATCGCTCGCCTTGAGCGCGAGAAATCGATAC CTAAAAAAGGCTACCGCGCTCTTGATGTCGGAAGATCTCGAGCGTACGCGCTGATCAATCAGTTAAGCGTCCATGAGCCAGTTGATTGCTTGTGCGAGGTGTTCGAAGTCGCCCGCTCGAGTTACTACGCACATCGTCTCAGACGGCTAACCCCTGACGTTGAGCGGCTCAGGCTGCGTAGTCGAGTGAACGAGTTGTTCACCCGGGGGCGAAGTGCGCCGGGCAGCCGCAGCATCACCGTGATGATGCAAGAAGAGGGTGAGCAAATCGGGCGGTTCAAGGTACGCGGCCTGATGCGCGAACTGGAGCTGGTCAGCAAGCAGCCGGGATCACACGCCTACAAAAAAGCGACGGTGGAGCGGCCTGATATCCCGAACATCTTGAACCGGGAGTTTGATGTCGAGGCGCCCAACCAGGTCTGGTGTGGCGATATCACCTACATTTGGGCGCAGGGTAAATGGCACTACCTTGCGGTTGTCCTGGATCTCTACGCGCGTCGAGTTGTGGGCTGGGCGTTATCAGAAAAGCCGGATGCAGATCTGGTGGTCAAGGCGCTGGACGTGGCTTACGAACAACGTGGAAAGCCTCAGGGGTTGCTGTTTCACTCGGATCAAGGATCGCAGTACGCCAGCCGCCAATTTCGCCAACGACTGTGGCGCTACCGTATGCGCCAGAGCATGAGTCGCCGAGGAAATTGCTGGGATAATGCGCCGATGGAACGGGTGTTTCGCAGTTTGAAAACAGAATGGATACCGACCACTGGCTACATGACCGGCCAGCAAGCTCAGCGAGACATCAGCCAGTACCTGATGCATCACTACAACTGGATCCGACCCCATCAATTTAACGATGGGTTGGCCCCGGCGAAAACTGAAGAAAAACTCAAAACCGTGTCCGGGATTAGTTGA
- a CDS encoding IS4 family transposase: MDRRRQILQHQQQRFRRHASNCDAYAFFNLLTAPELLQRVESALPEHRERLFPPTETLSMFLAQAMSADRSCQNAVNDFSIKRSCSGMKPNSTRTGAFCKARQRLPVEMVSTLVRHTGSSISDQAPSSWRWMGRPVRLVDGTTVSMPDTTANQGAYPQSRGQKVGLGFPLCRVVGIVCLSSGAVLDAALGRFRGKGGDEQTLLRSMLDTLKTGDILLGDAYYATYFLLCELQRRGIDGVFEQYGARRRSTDFRLGQSLGSEDHLIELKRPERRPPWMSQTQYEQAPERLTVRELKAGGKTLVTTLQCPQQTPKSALKSLYKGRWHVELDLRNLKATLGLGKLSCKTPGMAVKELWVYLLAHNLIRMLMAQSALLADCLPRELSFKHSLQLWLALRQYGSPEEEDGLSNLLTLIAQRRVGNRPGRIEPRAIKRRPQAYPLLTKPRRSARADVRKSGHAKHVK, from the coding sequence ATGGATCGTAGACGCCAAATTCTCCAGCATCAACAGCAACGTTTTCGCCGCCATGCTTCGAACTGTGATGCCTATGCTTTTTTCAACCTCCTCACGGCTCCCGAGCTGCTACAGCGCGTCGAGTCAGCACTGCCAGAGCATCGAGAGCGCCTGTTTCCACCAACCGAAACCCTTTCGATGTTTCTGGCTCAAGCGATGAGTGCCGATCGCTCCTGTCAGAACGCCGTCAACGATTTCTCCATCAAGCGATCCTGTAGCGGCATGAAACCCAACAGCACTCGCACGGGCGCCTTCTGTAAAGCCAGACAACGCTTACCGGTGGAAATGGTATCCACGCTGGTTCGGCATACCGGTTCGTCTATCAGTGATCAGGCACCGTCCTCGTGGCGCTGGATGGGGCGACCCGTACGCCTTGTCGACGGGACAACGGTTTCGATGCCCGATACGACTGCCAATCAAGGTGCCTATCCGCAGTCACGCGGCCAGAAAGTCGGTCTTGGTTTTCCGTTGTGTCGAGTGGTCGGCATCGTTTGCCTCTCCAGCGGTGCCGTTTTAGATGCCGCCCTTGGACGTTTCCGAGGCAAGGGCGGCGATGAGCAGACGCTGCTCAGATCAATGCTCGATACGCTGAAAACAGGCGACATTTTGTTGGGCGACGCTTATTACGCTACCTATTTCCTGCTGTGCGAGTTGCAACGAAGAGGTATCGATGGCGTGTTCGAACAATATGGCGCTCGACGGCGCAGCACGGACTTTCGCCTGGGGCAAAGTCTCGGCTCGGAAGACCATCTGATCGAGTTGAAAAGGCCCGAAAGAAGACCCCCCTGGATGAGTCAAACGCAATACGAACAGGCGCCTGAAAGACTGACAGTGCGGGAGCTGAAGGCTGGCGGAAAGACGTTGGTGACCACGTTGCAGTGTCCACAACAAACACCCAAGTCAGCCCTCAAGTCACTGTACAAAGGGCGTTGGCATGTCGAACTGGATCTGCGCAATCTCAAGGCTACGCTGGGGCTGGGAAAGTTGAGCTGTAAAACTCCGGGCATGGCTGTCAAGGAGTTATGGGTCTATCTGTTGGCACACAATCTGATCCGTATGCTCATGGCACAATCGGCTCTGTTAGCAGACTGCTTACCTCGCGAACTGAGCTTCAAACACAGCCTTCAGCTATGGTTGGCGCTGCGACAATATGGCAGCCCTGAAGAAGAGGATGGCCTATCAAATTTACTGACGCTGATCGCTCAAAGGCGCGTTGGAAACCGACCTGGTCGTATCGAGCCGCGAGCCATAAAACGAAGACCTCAAGCCTACCCCTTGCTGACCAAACCACGTCGGTCAGCAAGGGCGGATGTTAGGAAGAGTGGGCATGCCAAACATGTTAAGTAA
- a CDS encoding tetratricopeptide repeat protein: protein MNEKKIDLSAFCMRARGFLSQGRSDDALGLYGDVIHIDPDNALAYADRGTAYAMLKKFDMALSDLERAFALGYADASAYSTVATIYFELKQFPDALKYFAQAIGLDPSYPLAYYNRSNVLHELGDDNAAIADLEKCLGFEMEEDFKRLILSRLDLLKSQQ from the coding sequence ATGAATGAAAAGAAGATTGACCTATCCGCCTTTTGCATGAGAGCGAGAGGATTCCTGTCCCAAGGTCGGAGTGATGATGCGCTTGGTTTATACGGGGATGTCATCCACATCGATCCAGACAATGCTTTGGCATATGCTGATCGTGGTACAGCGTATGCAATGCTGAAGAAATTCGATATGGCGCTCAGTGATTTGGAGCGGGCGTTTGCGCTTGGGTATGCTGATGCGTCAGCTTATAGCACTGTGGCTACAATCTATTTTGAATTGAAGCAATTTCCAGATGCGCTCAAGTATTTTGCTCAAGCCATTGGGTTAGACCCGAGCTATCCTTTAGCCTACTACAATAGGTCTAATGTTTTGCACGAATTGGGAGATGATAACGCCGCTATTGCAGATCTTGAAAAATGTCTTGGATTCGAGATGGAAGAGGACTTCAAGAGGTTGATTCTGAGTCGCCTTGATTTATTGAAGTCTCAGCAATAG